A portion of the Lolium rigidum isolate FL_2022 chromosome 1, APGP_CSIRO_Lrig_0.1, whole genome shotgun sequence genome contains these proteins:
- the LOC124683093 gene encoding uncharacterized protein LOC124683093 isoform X2: protein MLLGCRSLSSWVRRLVACMGSCLGCCGCAKPAPITAVDEPSKGLRIQGRSVRKTNLSGGFWSTSTHEVGNSALQSQRSMSSISTAPQSSDQHGAGSSSSKPNEFVNQGLAHWNQTRQQWVGNKKRKPRPEKSQEPKISWNTTYESLLGSNKPFSQPIPLAEMVDLLVDVWEQEGLYS from the exons ATGCTGCTGGGCTGCAGGTCCCTCTCCTCCTGGgtacgccgcctcgtcgcctgcaTGGG AAGTTGCCTTGGATGCTGTGGCTGCGCTAAGCCTGCTCCGATAACAGCGGTCGATGAGCCTTCAAAGGGCTTGAGGATCCAGGGCCGTTCGGTAAGGAAGACCAACCTGTCCGGGGGCTTCTGGAGCACGAGCACGCATGAGGTCGGAAACAGCGCGCTTCAGTCCCAGAGAAGCATGTCTTCGATCAGCACGGCGCCGCAGTCGAGTGATCAGCATGGAGctggaagcagcagcagcaaacctAACGAGTTTGTAAATCAAG GTCTCGCCCATTGGAACCAGACTAGACAACAGtgggttggaaacaaaaaacgCAAACCTCGACCGGAAAAGtctcaagagccaaaaataag CTGGAACACAACATATGAGAGCCTGCTAGGGAGCAATAAGCCATTCTCCCAACCAATCCCTCTTGCT gAAATGGTAGACTTGCTTGTGGACGTCTGGGAGCAGGAAGGCCTATACAGTTAG
- the LOC124683093 gene encoding uncharacterized protein LOC124683093 isoform X1 gives MLLGCRSLSSWSRSCLGCCGCAKPAPITAVDEPSKGLRIQGRSVRKTNLSGGFWSTSTHEVGNSALQSQRSMSSISTAPQSSDQHGAGSSSSKPNEFVNQGLAHWNQTRQQWVGNKKRKPRPEKSQEPKISWNTTYESLLGSNKPFSQPIPLAEMVDLLVDVWEQEGLYS, from the exons ATGCTGCTGGGCTGCAGGTCCCTCTCCTCCTGG AGCAGAAGTTGCCTTGGATGCTGTGGCTGCGCTAAGCCTGCTCCGATAACAGCGGTCGATGAGCCTTCAAAGGGCTTGAGGATCCAGGGCCGTTCGGTAAGGAAGACCAACCTGTCCGGGGGCTTCTGGAGCACGAGCACGCATGAGGTCGGAAACAGCGCGCTTCAGTCCCAGAGAAGCATGTCTTCGATCAGCACGGCGCCGCAGTCGAGTGATCAGCATGGAGctggaagcagcagcagcaaacctAACGAGTTTGTAAATCAAG GTCTCGCCCATTGGAACCAGACTAGACAACAGtgggttggaaacaaaaaacgCAAACCTCGACCGGAAAAGtctcaagagccaaaaataag CTGGAACACAACATATGAGAGCCTGCTAGGGAGCAATAAGCCATTCTCCCAACCAATCCCTCTTGCT gAAATGGTAGACTTGCTTGTGGACGTCTGGGAGCAGGAAGGCCTATACAGTTAG